The genomic region GTAAAATCACTGTAGATACCATACAAAAGTGTTATCTTTAGTTCCCTATAGCATGCACAGTATCAAATTTCATTTTCATATATAGTTGGTGGAACAATAATAATGACAAAAATTGAACATATTTTTAGTGAATTGAGTTGGAAATTTTCAAGCATAGTAGTGGCCTTCTAATTAATAAGCTAGTGCTCAACTACTACTCAACTTTTCATTATTGTAGTATATATAATTAACTTACCCTAACCCNNNNNNNNNNNNNNNNNNNNNNNNNNNNNNNNNNNNNNNNNNNNNNNNNNNNNNNNNNNNNNNNNNNNNNNNNNNNNNNNNNNNNNNNNNNNNNNNNATTTACATAATAGTCTATATATATGTGGTTTAATGAGAGGTGGATAAGTTGGATTTGTGAGTTAGTGACTACTGTGTTTTATTTTATCATTATGGAAGAATAATTCTTTGGGCAAAACTATAAAGTAAGCCAAGGGGAGGAAATTTTTACGTAAATCCGCCAAACTATAATCTGGTTCATTAATCAATCAATACAtatttatatgtagttcgaatcaaCTAGATTCGAACTCGATCTACACATAATTCGAATCATATTGCTTCAAATTATACACAAAACTCACACACCCACTAATTCGAAttaacctgattcgaattacacacatacaataattcgaatcaggttgattcgaattacaccctgatttatttaaaaaattaataaaaataataatttaaaattaaaaaatatatattttatttcatatattaaaaaaaagctaacaaaatatttaattacgagacttctttaaaatattaatgagctatcaattcgaattccatataatactcttttgtccatttttaatagttcatgaatattttttaataattttttttaaattatatggtgAGATATTACATGATTCGAATTACGCATGGGGAAGTTCAATCACTCTGATTCCAATTATATGGTGAGTaattcgaattctatacaatacccttctgcccattcttgatagctcatgaatattttttaataaatttattttaactataccacaaaaaatattttattctatacaaNcaaaataattaaaaaatatattttattctatacaaaataatttttaaaaaatggcttaaaaatattatgagtactataaaagtttgtaatattctagtgatttaggtaaatacatgataaaaatatattttctttaatttataaattattattggctatgtagagtatttttttaatgtcctaagtcattacaaatttttataatactcctaacatcttttaagccttttttaaattattttgcatataataaaatatttttttgtggtataattaaaataagtttattaaaaaaatattcatgagctatcaagaatggacagaagagtattgtatagaattTGAATTGCTCACCATATAATTCGAATTAGAGTGATTGAACTTCCCGTGCGTAATTCGAATAATGTAATATCTcaccatataatttaaaaaaatttattaaaaaatattcatgagctattaaaaatggacaaaagagtattatatggaattcgaattgatagctcattaatattttaaagaagtctcgtaattaaatattttgttagattttttttaatgcatgaaataaaatatatatttttttaattttaaattattatttttttaataaaatttttaataaattattaatttttttaataaatcagggtgtaattcgaatcaccttGATTCGAATTATTgtatgtgtgtaattcgaatcaagttgattcgaattagtgtgtgtaagttttgtgtataattcgaagcaACATGATTCGAATTATGTGTAGATCAAATTCGAATCTAGttgattcgaactacatataaataTGCATTGGTTGATTCATGAACCAGATTTTAGTTTGGCGGATTTGCGTAAAAAATTTTTCTCCTTGGCTTATTTTAGTGTTTTGCCCTAATTCTTTGGTTAACAAATCAAACAGAAATATCCGTTAAAGTGATCTTctatctttctattttttttttattttgtgcaaAAAGATTTTTCTTCTTGTTATACAAGACGAAATTAAACACTAGAATTTATGGGATCCAagtgaacaaaaaaaaaaccttactattaattactttttttttgctAATGACTCAATTATATTTTCAAGGCTACAAAAAGATTCTTGTGAGTATATCCTAAACATTCTAGATGACTATGAGAgggttaatgaaaaaaaaaaaaacctcaataaatttttaatttttttcggtaACAACACCTCAAATCATGTCCGAACCCAGCTGACAACCGACCTATATTGGGCACATCGAAGTGCAAGACAAGTACTTGGGCCTTTCTTTCTTAGTTAATAAATCGAAAAAGGTCACTTTTAGCTTAACTAAGAAAAAAAGGTTCAGAAAAAAATTTAAGGATGGCAGAAGAATCTGATATCAAATGCAGGCAGAAATATTTTACTAAAGACTATTAGAGAAACAATTCCAATATACACTCTCTCTTGCTTCAGATTACTAGATGAAGGATTACCATGtattcataacacgcagcggaagaaaagaaagtaattctaaagatctattttgtgcttaaattttattccaataatgtaatatatagatcagatctaaatacttGTGTATgctagtaaaaatcactttctccttcgatggtacgaaggcgctatgcgtatccacaccgagaccaacctttgctgtcaactctttgaccgatggacatctgatctaaattgaaaaacctcttgcaactctttgcacgccataaaattcttcttcaagaattaggctcacatacgtttatgtgtgtagaggtaaaggaataaaactcttgtgtTTTATTCTCATCTATAATTCCTCTACTCtttgcatacatatatatagtatgagatttgttaatgattttaaatttgaatctcaattcaaatttgaatcatatcttacttagagtatggtttaattgtcaaactctaacttgttaccattattataatgaactgtgaatgacttaagaaactcatttcttcattcattcaatccccttggccaagattttattcatctcagtcattataatcatagagctcaaactctttaccgagagttgacggatttttTATTGACTAATcgttaattctacaagtatttaaatcatacccaatgtccattcaactagcaccctagagtattaggtgtccggaatcaaagtataataaatacattgtcaattactatgatagtcgcaaATCAAAggaactctattactatgttcattttgagaatatcctattgacaaatatgcggtaattataaccattaggaattctcaaagtgagccagttcaatggtcatatctctatatgcactatatatatatataatttaataaatgagatctattaatcttcatccaacgaagaccattatatatatattgatcttttcggattataatattatttttaataatcctatgaccaagaacaatttatattaaattataaaagattcatCTCCCAATAATATGATccatatcacaatgataaatctctaaatttaatcaaggaccttattatattaacattttaatataataacaataacaaattatttgacacataatTGATTAGATTGAAGTCATACTATttattcccaacaatctcccacttgcacgagagccaatcatgatagattggatcttgAGTGATAGGAGTCATGGCATAGTTAGAATTAGGCACGTTTAGAATGAGTGTTGTGCCTTGTGTGCTTGCTGTCAATTTTGTTAGGATGGCATGTGCTTGCTATCAATTTTGTTAGGCAGTTAAAAGTTAGTTCTATTAAGCCCTCACTTCCCTTTTCAGTTAGTCAATTAGTTGCTAGAAGATGCTGGAAGCTTCCTTGCTCAATTCACTATTCAGTTTGGTTGCTTATAAATAATCTTCGTCATCACCTTACAATACAGCTTTTGTAATTCACTCTCATTCATTCAATAGAATCACTTCTCTTCCCTATCTTCTCTGCACTCTctgttctctctctctttcaacCTCTATTCTTATTCTTTTTCAAGATCACCCTCTATGATCTGGTAcctttcatggtatcagagcatATGGTGCCATAGCTTCTGCAAGATCCAAATCACAAGAACAAGGAAATCAAAGTCACACGCACAATGGCTCAGGGATTCACAGCAACGCCAATTTCAATGAAGTTGGATGAAGACAACTTCTTGTAGTGGAAAGATCAAGCATTCTCAACAATTGAAGGAAATGATATGCTGAGTCACATCACAGGAAAGGGAATTCCTTAACAGTACCTAGGTACAAATGATGAAGATGTAATATTGAATCCACAATATCAATAGTGGAAAAGGCAGGATGCATTACTCAAGTCTTGGCTCTCAGTCTCAATGAGCAAGTCGTTTACTACAAGAATGGTTGGTTGCATTTATAAGCATTAGGTGTGGAAGAGATTGGAGGATTATTTCGCTTCTCAAATCAAGGCAAAAGTAATGCAACTGAAGCACAAACTTAGCACACTTCAGATCGGAGCATCAGTGACAGATTATGTGCTTTCGATTAAAGGTACAATTGATGTACTAGTTTCTGTTGGAGAGTCAATTAATAAGAGTGATCATGTAAATGCAATTTTGCATAGACTAACTGAGGAGTATTCTTCAGTATACACCTCTGTACTAGCAAGAGCTCAAAGCATAACAGTGGCTGAGCTAGAGGCGTTATTGCTTGCACATGAGAGTATGCTTTCTAAATTCAGAAAGCCAGAGGCGTTTGTCCAGGCCAACATTGCTCAATTTGGAAGAGGTAACTTTAGAGGCAGCttttgaggaagaggaggaaggatGTCTAGAGGAGGCAGAGGTGCCTTTAATGGAGGAAGATCTTCTCAAGAGTCTTGGACACAGGAACAGTTAAATAATGGACAGTTTCAAGCTGGTAGAGGCCAGTTCAATAGAGGAGGAAGAATGCAAAACACAAGAGACAGACCTCAGTGCCAACTTTGCAACAAGTTAGGCCATACAACAAGGACTTGCTGGTATAGGTATAGTGAAGATTTTTATAAGGGAGATTATGAAAATGAAGGATACAGTAGTAGAGATGGAAACAACTCAGGTTACAGTAAccaggtctctcaacagatttctCAGCCTCATGCCAATTTTTCCAATGTCTTGGCAACACCTACCACAGTTCAGGATCCAAGCTGGTATCCTGATTCAGGGGCTACTCATCACATGACTCATAATGAGCAGAACCTACTAGAGAAGGAGGAGTATTGTGGAAATAAACAAGTCATAGTTGGTAATGGAACAGGTTTACAAATCTCCTTTGTTGGTAATTCATGCATTAAATCTGATTTGAGCTCTAGGATACTATACCTCAAGAAACTGTTGTGTATGCCTGAGATTACAAAGAACTTATTAAGTGTATATCAATTCTGCTGTGACAACCATGTCTTTTTTGAATTTCATGATGATAGGTGCTGCATAAAAACAAAAGATACTCAGTTAGTACTTCAAGGCATTGTTCACCAAGGCCTTTACAAATTTTCATCCCTTCAAAGCTCACCAGAAGCTTTCACTGCATCAATAAGAAACAAAGATGATCTGCTGACTTGGCATGTTATACTAGGACATCCCAACTATAGTGTTGTGTCAAAAGTACTAAAAACTTGTCAAATTTTCCTTCCTGTAACCAAATTAGATTTTTCAGCCTGTTGTATTGGTAAATCTTATCATCTACCTTTCACTTTATCACAAACTGTATACAAACACCCTCTAGAATTTGTACATTCTTATATTTGGGGACCAGCCCCTATTGCAGATAATAATGGACATTGGTATTTTGTCAACTTCATTGATGCCTTCTCAAAATTCACATGGATTTACCTAATTAAATCTAGAGCTCAACTAAAATCAGTATTTAATCATTTTCAACAAACTACTGAGTTACAATTAAACAAGAAATTGAAGATGTTGCAATGTGACAATGTTGCTGAGTATGTGAGTTTATCTAAGCTGTTACAAGCCACATGAGTTATTTGCAGGTTTTCATGCCCCATGTACATCAGCAGAATGGAGCTGTTGAGAGAAAACATCGCCATGTGGTTGAAATGGGACTTACCTTACTTGCAGGAGCATTCATGCCTACAAAATTTTGGGGTGAGGCCTTCACTACCGCTACAAAGCTGATAAATATACTGTCAACACCAGTTCTGGATGGCTTATCTCCTATGAAAAAACTGTTCGGCAAGAAATCCTCCTATGAGCAGCTTAGAGTTTTTGGCTGCTTGTGTTTCCCTCATCATAGAACTTACAACAAGCATAAGCTGGACTTCAGGTCTTCTCCCTACACCTTTATTGGGTATGGAACCTCTCATAAAGGGTATAAATGTCTCACTCAAGATGGAAGAGTCATTATCACTCCTCATGTGGTGTTTTTTGAGGATCAGTTCCCCTTTTAGCAAGCAACAGATCACACTCATAGCAATAATGCCTCACCTACTGTTCCAGTCATTCCAACCATTCCAAGACTAACCACCTCAAGGCTTGAGTCAGCCCCAAGGGAAGCTGTCTTAAATCAGCACCCTGCTAGTCATACTTTCTCTCAAATTAACTCCACAGTGCCTCAGTAGCCAATAGACATCCCTTCCACTAATTTTCTAGTCAGGTCTGAATTGCCAACAGCAAGCTCCTCAAATCcaattccaattcctatcaatgaCATTGAGATTGTATTATCAATGCCTATGGATCCAGATCCTATCCACTTCCCTACAGCAGTCAATTCTCACCCAATGGTAACCAGGGGTAAGGCTGGCATAGTCAAGCCAAAGGTCTTCCTTGCAAATGTTGAGCCAAGAACTGTAACACAAGCCCTCAAGTCTCCAGAATGGAAGGTGGCCATGGATGCAGAATATGCTGCCTTGATCAAGAATAGAACATGAAAATTAATGAGGCTTCCACTAAATAAAGAAGCAATTGGCAGCAGATGGATTTTCAGACTAAAGTACAATGCAGATGGTTGTTTGCAAAAGCATAAAGCAAGGCTTGTTACTCAAGGGTATGCTCAAAAGCATGGTTCTGATTTTACTGAAATTTATAGTCCTGTAGTGAAACCAGTTTCTATCAGACTCATACTCTCTATTTCTATATCAAAGTCCTGGACAATTAGACAGCTAGATGTCAACAATGCTTTCATTCATGGTGATTTAACAGAATAAGTATACATGAAACAGCCTCCTGGCTATGAGCAAGGAGATCCCTCACTGGTGTGTAAGCTCACCAAAGCTCTCTATGGGTTGAAGCAAGTTCCAAGAGAGTGGTATCATAAGCTGGCCAGTGGTTTAAGGGAGATTGACTTTGAAGCTACAAAGTCTGATATCTCAGTCTTCATTCAGAATCTCAGTGGACTAAAGACCTATGTGCttgtgtatgttgatgacattatagTAACTGGGGAGTCAACAGAGCTTGTGAAGGAGGTTATAGCAAAGCTGAATGTTAAGTTTGCTTTGAAAGACATGGGAGATCTTCACTATTTTCTTGGAATCCAGGTAAACAAAACCTGTGATGAAGGGCTGATACTTACTCAACAAAAGTACATTCATGAAGTCCTAAAGAAAGCTGGCATGGTGGGTTGTGCACCCTGCCATACTCCCTTGCCTTCCACAGTAAAGATCACAGCCCTTGGAGGTTCCAGCTTCTGTGATCCGCAGCTGTACAGGTCAATCATTGGTAGCTTGCAATACTTAATAATAACCAGGCCTGAAATATGCTATAGTGTCAACAAACTATCACAGTTTGTCTAAGCTCCTCTAGAGTCTCATTGGAAGCTAGTCAAACGAGTACTAAGGTATCTCAGTGGCACATCCAGCTATGGTTTACACCTAAAACAGAAAACTTCCTTGGGAATAACTGCTTATAGTGATTCGAACTGGGTTGGAGACCCAGATGATAGAAAATTCACCAATGGCTATTGCATTTTTCTTGGGACAAACCTCATCTCCTGGGCATCAAAGAAGCAGACAGTGGTAGCTAGATCCAGCACTGAAGTTGAGTACAAGAGCATGGTAGAGGCAGTGGCAGAGCTGACTTGGATAAAGACTATGATGAAGGAGCTATTGCATCCTCTACCAGAAGCACCAATGATGTACTATGATAATTTAAGTGCTGTCGTACTTGCTTCTAATCCCATTCTGCACTCTAAGTCCAAGCATTTTGAAATTGACTTACATTTTGTCTGTAACTTTGTTAACAGCAAGGCAATTTGGGTCAGTCATATTCCAGGATCAGTTCAAGTAGCGGATATCCTCACAAAGACAATACCCTCTGAGAGCTTTCTTCACTTTTGGGGCAAGCTGAGTGTTCACAATCAGCAGCAAATCACTAGTTCACAACTGGTCCAAGTGACAACAACTGAAGGTAGTGGTGATGCTTGAAGTTATGGTGTCTAGCAGCCAACAAAGTAGTTTACAATCAACAAAGGTGGACAACTAGAGATGATGATAGGAGTCATGGCATAGTTAGAATTAGGCACGTTTAGAATGAGTGTTGTGCCTTGTGTGCTTGCTGTCAATTCTGTTAGGCAGTTAGCAGTTAGTTCTATTAAGCCTTCACTTCCCTTTTCAGTTAGTCAATTAGTTGCTAGAAGATGCTGGAAGCTTCCTTGCTGAATTCACCATTCAGTTTGGTTGCTTATAAATAATCCTCTTCATCACCTTACAATACAGCTTTTGTAATTCACTCTCATTCATTCAATGGAATCACTTCTCTTCCCTATCTTCTCTGCTCTCTctgttctctctctctttcaacCTCTATTCTGATTCTTCTTCAAGATCACCTTCTATGATCTGGTACTTTTCATTGAGCATACTATTATCTCAATACTAGACTCACTCATTATGAATATTCATAGAACCATTACTCACTATTGGTGGAGACAAAGAAGAACAGACCGATAAATATAGTTTGGATTGGCTGGAACAAAATGTCAAGACCTAAGAAGGAGGGGGCTAGGCCTTAAAGACTTGAGGGCGCATAACCTAGCCTTATTAGAAAATAGTGCTAGCGGCGAATCGCTACTCAACCTAATTCTATCCTAACTAAAATTCTAGAAGTTAAATACTTCAAGTATGGAGATGTGATGAATGCAGAAATATGTAACCTACCTTCTTGGGGATGGCGTAGTATTTTAGAGAGTCGCACGGTTGTTAAAAAATACTTGAATTGGAGAATTGGTTTCGGTAGCTCCATCCGAATTTTCTAAAATTCTTGATTGCCTCCACCGTATTCCTTTCGTCTCCCCCGTCACAATTCATAGAATCATAGAGTCAAATTTTATGGGTTAAAGATCTAATGAAGCCAGATAAATCGTAGAACTACAATCGAATAGCAAATTTTTTTCCCTAAAATTGGAAGAAGAGTATACTCGATCCAATTTGAAGATGGAGAATATTTGATTCAATGGAGTCTCAATAAATTTTAGGTATATAATACAACTTCAAAGTATAACAATACTTACCTCTTCTTTCACCCTCCTTTAGAGCACTGCCCAAATCATATACAGCAAAAGTAGGTGTGGCAGTAGTTGTAAAAGATGAAGATCCCACCCAATAATACACAAATTttccaacaataacaacaataacacaTACAACAAGTTACACTTACACTTGAAGCTTACAAAAGGTTTTTGTATGAATGACATAATAAATATATAACTATtgctaatttaaatttttttcttagaaaacatttttttattagtCATCATTATAATAATATACGTGATGCCTTAGCTTCTTGATTTTATTGTTATATTATGTTAGTTATACAAATTTATACGTCTCTTTTTATCggtttaaatttttagaataagTATATTTAGcataaaatgaattaaaaaaaaagacttatacaaaatcatattttaaaattaaaaaaaattatataaaatacatattaaaaatataattattcatattttctcaatataattattcatattaaaaaaattattgtactTCACCTAAAAAGTTATATACCCTAACAACCTCATGCAAAAGAAACTTTCATATTTTCTCAATATGGGCAAGCATATTGCTCACCAATAAGATTTTCAAAATCCCCCAATTCAATTATAAGGAAAATAGATAATGACATAACGTAAAAATTCAAAAGTTTAGTTGTGAAATTTATATTATTACATATGATTCATGTGATGATCAAGAACACCCTATTGCTAGAGTTATCCTACTACTAAGCAAGGGCATGCTGAAACTGCTTATGGTGCCAATTAAATTAGACCAATAAATATCGTTGTTATGGGTAGTTAAAGAAGATTTAGCTTAAATGTTAAGAATAATACCTACTCATCACTAGGCTATATCACAGTGAGATATGAAAATGACAGCTATTTCCATTTTGGCCATATCTACAATTAATTCATGATAAACTAGTCCCTAGTCCTCAAATCTTATTCGTAGGGTGTGGGGAAGGACCTTCTACTTTCTACCTTTTTCATTTAATAAACTTAACTTACTAGAAAATCCCATTTCAATTTCAAGTGCTCCGTGTAAATTAAAGTAGGGAAAATACaaattttacataaaattaagagaaaaaaattaaatacaaaacataaaattataatataatttaaatcgTAATATTGTTTGAGGTNNNNNNNNNNNNNNNNNNNNNNNNNNNNNNNNNNNNNNNNNNNNNNNNNNNNNNNNNNNNNNNNNNNNNNNNNNNNNNNNNNNNNNNNNNNNNNNNNNNNNNNNNNNNNNNNNNNNNNNNNNNNNNNNNNNNNNNNNNNNNNNNNNNNNNNNNNNNNNNNNNNNNNNNNNNNNNNNNNNNNNNNNNNNNNNNNNNNNNNNNNNNNNNNNNNNNNNNNNNNNNNNNNNNNNNNNNNNNNNNNNNNNNNNNNNNNNNNNNNNNNNNNNNNNNNNNNNNNNNNNNNNNNNNNNNNNNNNNNNNNNNNNNNNNNNNNNNNNNNNNNNNNNNNNNNNNNNNNNNNNNNNNNNNNNNNNNNNNNNNNNNNNNNNNNNNNNNNNNNNNNNNNNNNNNNNNNNNNNNNNNNNNNNNNNNNNNNNNNNNNNNNNNNNNNNNNNNNNNNNNNNNNNNNNNNNNNNNNNNNNNNNNNNNNNNNNNNNNNNNNNNNNNNNNNNNNNNNNNNNNNNNNNNNNNNNNNNNNNNNNNNNNNNNNNNNNNNNNNNNNNNNNNNNNNNNNNNNNNNNNNNNNNNNNNNNNNNNNNNNNNNNNNNNNNNNNNNNNNNNNNNNNNNNNNNNNNNNNNNNNNNNNNNNNNNNNNNNNNNNNNNNNNNNNNNNNNNNNNNNNNNNNNNNNNNNNNNNNNNNNNNNNNNNNNNNNNNNNNNNNNNNNNNNNNNNNNNNNNNNNNNNNNNNNNNNNNNNNNNNNNNNNNNNNNNNNNNNNNNNNNNNNNNNNNNNNNNNNNNNNNNNNNNNNNNNNNNNNNNNNNNNNNNNNNNNNNNNNNNNNNNNNNNNNNNNNNNNNNNNNNNNNNNNNNNNNNNNNNNNNNNNNNNNNNNNNNNNNNNNNNNNNNNNNNNNNNNNNNNNNNNNNNNNNNNNNNNNNNNNNNNNNNNNNNNNNNNNNNNNNNNNNNNNNNNNNNNNNNNNNNNNNNNNNNNNNNNNNNNNNNNNNNNNNNNNNNNNNNNNNNNNNNNNNNNNNNNNNNNNNNNNNNNNNNNNNNNNNNNNNNNNNNNNNNNNNNNNNNNNNNNNNNNNNNNNNNNNNNNNNNNNNNNNNNNNNNNNNNNNNNNNNNNNNNNNNNNNNNNNNNNNNNNNNNNNNNNNNNNNNNNNNNNNNNNNNNNNNNNNNNNNNNNNNNNNNNNNNNNNNNNNNNNNNNNNNNNNNNNNNNNNNNNNNNNNNNNNNNNNNNNNNNNNNNNNNNNNNNNNNNNNNNNNNNNNNNNNNNNNNNNNNNNNNNNNNNNNNNNNNNNNNNNNNNNNNNNNNNNNNNNNNNNNNNNNNNNNNNNNNNNNNNNNNNNNNNNNNNNNNNNNNNNNNNNNNNNNNNNNNNNNNNNNNNNNNNNNNNNNNNNNNNNNNNNNNNNNNNNNNNNNNNNNNNNNNNNNNNNNNNNNNNNNNNNNNNNNNNNNNNNNNNNNNNNNNNNNNNNNNNNNNNNNNNNNNNNNNNNNNNNNNNNNNNNNNNNNNNNNNNNNNNNNNNNNNNNNNNNNNNNNNNNNNNNNNNNNNNNNNNNNNNNNNNNNNNNNNNNNNNNNNNNNNNNNNNNNNNNNNNNNNNNNNNNNNNNNNNNNNNNNNNNNNNNNNNNNNNNNNNNNNNNNNNNNNNNNNNNNNNNNNNNNNNNNNNNNNNNNNNNNNNNNNNNNNNNNNNNNNNNNNNNNNNNNNNNNNNNNNNNNNNNNNNNNNNNNNNNNNNNNNNNNNNNNNNNNNNNNNNNNNNNNNNNNNNNNNNNNNNNNNNNNNNNNNNNNNNNNNNNNNNNNNNNNNNNNNNNNNNNNNNNNNNNNNNNNNNNNNNNNNNNNNNNNNNNNNNNNNNNNNNNNNNNNNNNNNNNNNNNNNNNNNNNNNNNNNNNNNNNNNNNNNNNNNNNNNNNNNNNNNNNNNNNNNNNNNNNNNNNNNNNNNNNNNNNNNNNNNNNNNNNNNNNNNNNNNNNNNNNNNNNNNNNNNNNNNNNNNNNNNNNNNNNNNNNNNNNNNNNNNNNNNNNNNNNNNNNNNNNNNNNNNNNNNNNNNNNNNNNNNNNNNNNNNNNNNNNNNNNNNNNNNNNNNNNNNNNNNNNNNNNNNNNNNNNNNNNNNNNNNNNNNNNNNNNNNNNNNNNNNNNNNNNNNNNNNNNNNNNNNNNNNNNNNNNNNNNNNNNNNNNNNNNNNNNNNNNNNNNNNNNNNNNNNNNNNNNNNNNNNNNNNNNNNNNNNNNNNNNNNNNNNNNNNNNNNNNNNNNNNNNNNNNNNNNNNNNNNNNNNNNNNNNNNNNNNNNNNNNNNNNNNNNNNNNNNNNNNNNNNNNNNNNNNNNNNNNNNNNNNNNNNNNNNNNNNNNNNNNNNNNNNNNNNNNNNNNNNNNNNNNNNNNNNNNNNNNNNNNNNNNNNNNNNNNNNNNNNNNNNNNNNNNNNNNNNNNNNNNNNNNNNNNNNNNNNNNNNNNNNNNNNNNNNNNNNNNNNNNNNNNNNNNNNNNNNNNNNNNNNNNNNNNNNNNNNNNNNNNNNNNNNNNNNNNNNNNNNNNNNNNNNNNNNNNNNNNNNNNNNNNNNNNNNNNNNNNNNNNNNNNNNNNNNNNNNNNNNNNNNNN from Arachis ipaensis cultivar K30076 chromosome B02, Araip1.1, whole genome shotgun sequence harbors:
- the LOC107627737 gene encoding uncharacterized protein LOC107627737, with the protein product MKQPPGYEQGDPSLVCKLTKALYGLKQVPREWYHKLASGLREIDFEATKSDISVFIQNLSGLKTYVLVYVDDIIVTGESTELVKEVIAKLNVKFALKDMGDLHYFLGIQVNKTCDEGLILTQQKYIHEVLKKAGMVGCAPCHTPLPSTVKITALGGSSFCDPQLYRSIIESHWKLVKRVLRYLSGTSSYGLHLKQKTSLGITAYSDSNWVGDPDDRKFTNGYCIFLGTNLISWASKKQTVVARSSTEVEYKSMVEAVAELTWIKTMMKELLHPLPEAPMMYYDNLSAVVLASNPILHSKSKHFEIDLHFVCNFVNSKAIWVSHIPGSVQVADILTKTIPSESFLHFWGKLSVHNQQQITSSQLVQVTTTEGSGDA